ACGCGATAATAGTCTCCTAAGACGGGACGGATAGCCTCGGTTGCTTCTTTAAGATGATAGTGGGGAATAGTGATAAAAATGTGATGGGCGACGTGAGTACCAATTTCGTGATGGATGGGATTAAAGATGCCATAATCGCGATCGATGGTAGAAAGCGCCCCTTTGAGAAAGTACCAATCTTGACCGCGATACCAGGGAATATCATCTTCGGTGTGGTGTAGGAATGTCACCAAGTCCAACCAAACCACAAAGACGATATAGGGCATGATGTAGTAGTTAAACAGAAACCAAAAGCCTTGGCTGATACCCACCCCGATTAATAGACCTAACATAAAGGTACAGCAAAAGGTGCTAGTCAGTACCTGCCAGCGTTCCGAGGGGCGAAAGAGGGGGCTTTCGGGCATAAAATGGGACCCCTGTTTATTAGGGGAACGACGGAAAAGATAGAGGGGATAAACAAATAAAATTAGCTGAAAACGAGCTAATTTTTCGTACCAAGCCATATTGTTATACTGGGTTTCCGTGACGGGATACCAACTTTCATCGGTGTCGATATTGCCGGTATTAGCGTGATGGGTGCGATGACTGATGCGCCAACCGTGGAAAGGTACGAGAATGGGAGTATGACTGAGATGACCGATTAAGTTATTTAACCAACGATAACGGGAAAAGGAACCGTGACCGCAATCGTGACCGACAACAAATAAGGCCCAAAACATGGTTCCCTGCATAAACCAAAAAAGGGGGAAGAACCAAGCTTGATTAATCTGGTAAGTTATCCAGTAAAGTAGGGTAATAATGCCAATATCAAAAAAAAAGTAGGCTAAAGAGCGAAAAACGCTTGATTGGAAGCAACGTGCCGGGATAGCTAGACGGACATCCTGTAGGGTAAATGGCAAAAATTCCCTTTCTAGGGTGGGTTTAGGTAGGGTTTGGGACACTAGGTTATAACTCAAGATAGATGACAAGGGCAGTATTGACGAAGGCTTGAGTAGTTCAAGTTTTCTGTTTCTCGATGCGCTATCTTTTCTCTATCTCAGCTAGGAGCAGATAAGACCGAGCGATCGAGCGAATTTCGTCTAACTCCCTAGGATTTTATTGTAGGGCTTAATGTAACTTAACAAAAGCCCCTAGGGAAAGTCCCCAGAAGGGCCTTTAGGAAGTAAATTCCCTGTTTTATAGTTCAAGTTCGTTAAAACCCAAAAAAAGGGCGAACAAAATTCACCCTAACAGATACAGTAATCATCCTACAAAGTGCCGATAAACTTATCAATGCGATCGAATCCTTTTTCAATCGTCTTTAGGTCTGTAGCATAGGAAAGACGAATACAATCATCAGCACCGAAAGCAATACCGGGGATAGCGGCTACTTTTTGGGTTTCTAGGAGTTTCTGACAAAAATCCCGGGATTTTAAACCAGTTTGACTAATATCGATAAACACATAAAAAGCACCGTTGGGAGTAGGACAATTGAGTCCAGGGAGCGATCGCACTCGTTCTAAAATATACTGTCGGCGCTGGCTAAAAGCTTTGACCATTTCCTCGATGCAATCTTGGGGACTCTCTAAAGCAGCGATCGCACCGTACTGGGCAAAAGTGCAGACATTAGAGGTACTATGACCTTGGATATTAGTCATGGCCTCGACAATTTCCACCGGTCCTGCTATGTAACCGACGCGCCACCCCGTCATCGAGAAAGCTTTAGCAAAACCATTACTAATAATACTGCGCTGAAAGATTTCCGGACCCAAAGAAGCGATACTGCGGTGAATTGCGCCATCATAGAGGATTTTCTCGTAAATTTCGTCAGAAACGACTAAAATATCCTTTTCAACCACAATTTTTGCTAAAGCTGCGATTTCTTCGGGAGTATAGACAATACCGGTAGGATTAGAGGGAGAATTGAGAACAAATAATTTAGTTTTCGGTGTAATTGCCGCTTCTAGCTGTTCGGGGGTGATTTTATACTGATTCTCTAGGCTAGTGTTCACTATAACCGATGTTCCCCCCGCTAACGTCACCATTTCAGGATAACTCAACCAGTAGGGTGCGGGAATAATTA
This portion of the Microcystis aeruginosa NIES-2549 genome encodes:
- a CDS encoding fatty acid desaturase; its protein translation is MSQTLPKPTLEREFLPFTLQDVRLAIPARCFQSSVFRSLAYFFFDIGIITLLYWITYQINQAWFFPLFWFMQGTMFWALFVVGHDCGHGSFSRYRWLNNLIGHLSHTPILVPFHGWRISHRTHHANTGNIDTDESWYPVTETQYNNMAWYEKLARFQLILFVYPLYLFRRSPNKQGSHFMPESPLFRPSERWQVLTSTFCCTFMLGLLIGVGISQGFWFLFNYYIMPYIVFVVWLDLVTFLHHTEDDIPWYRGQDWYFLKGALSTIDRDYGIFNPIHHEIGTHVAHHIFITIPHYHLKEATEAIRPVLGDYYRVSKEPIFKSLWRSYRNCHFVSDQGSKIFYRKN
- a CDS encoding pyridoxal phosphate-dependent aminotransferase yields the protein MKLASRVNQVTPSLTLAIDSLAKEMKKNGEDVCSFSAGEPDFDTPIHIKAAAKKALDEGKTRYGPAAGEPGLRKAIAEKLLRDNQLAYNADNIIVTNGGKQSLYNLIMALIEAGDEVIIPAPYWLSYPEMVTLAGGTSVIVNTSLENQYKITPEQLEAAITPKTKLFVLNSPSNPTGIVYTPEEIAALAKIVVEKDILVVSDEIYEKILYDGAIHRSIASLGPEIFQRSIISNGFAKAFSMTGWRVGYIAGPVEIVEAMTNIQGHSTSNVCTFAQYGAIAALESPQDCIEEMVKAFSQRRQYILERVRSLPGLNCPTPNGAFYVFIDISQTGLKSRDFCQKLLETQKVAAIPGIAFGADDCIRLSYATDLKTIEKGFDRIDKFIGTL